Proteins from one Coturnix japonica isolate 7356 chromosome 5, Coturnix japonica 2.1, whole genome shotgun sequence genomic window:
- the CDHR5 gene encoding cadherin-related family member 5 isoform X2 translates to MQRDAVLLVTLICEKGAVESYSLTITVTIINLNDNSPVFKETSVTKVVPEDAKVNSTIIARENVSATDADLDIIYYKLNSTVQNTSDYFAIRGVNNPEIYLQKALNYEKFNSTTLLLYAMDNTEGTNAIIHTATATINIIIEQADTRPPWFLPCTFIDADRSICIGSTYTGRVNMSEMSTEPLTLEPGPIYAIDPDYMFNEKIVYSIVGGNADNVFSVDADTGNLTMNKVATSPNSYRLQVMATQVNNKQKYSIANVEIQVINKSNHAPYFESRTYAGTVFVGLNPRSFVFQAGDSSSPLMIAALDDDFPDKVNPNIEYYIRNSTNFIATKDGLILTNVMLQSPGTAIMEAVAKDTVSLQEGSTVVTVEITAAKAETPSSSDKIYTAQDMGILGGILAALLLIALVFLGLMIYKQYGMTVKFLINKKFSKDFPGSYDNQAYKQDEHPDLSANKQESPEYINVTKIQQQSLSSRSSTEQEIQGLQQTSSVPTVISDQQVEEEEEEEEEKMEEDTKHEKEVKSILKTDRNEGDPGYKAVWFKTDVDPSGENVQVINDSAADYDDDSDQDMRENEKEEEDYKDDHYRGPGTSPASDSSPFQVSVNMSPRGDSHA, encoded by the exons atgcaGAGGGACGCTGTGCTGTTAGTGACCTTGATATGTGAGAAAGGTGCTGTGGAG AGTTACAGCCTGACAATTACTGTGACCATTATCAATCTGAACGACAACAGCCCAGTGTTTAAGGAAACGAGCGTCACCAAAGTTGTACCTGAG GATGCAAAAGTGAATTCAACCATTATAGCCCGTGAAAATGTAAGTGCTACTGATGCTGACCTGGACATCATCTACTATAAACTCAATTCGACGGTGCAG AACACCAGCGATTATTTTGCCATAAGAGGAGTCAATAACCCTGAAATCTACTTACAAAAAGCGTTGAATTATGAAAAATTTAACTCCACAACATTGCTCCTGTACGCAATG GACAATACTGAGGGCACAAACGCAATCATTCATACAGCTACTGCAACAATAAACATAATTATTGAGCAAGCTGACACCAGACCTCCCTGGTTCCTACCCTGCACCTTCATTGATGCTGACAGAAGCATTTGCATTGGCAGCACCTATACTGGGAGAGTCAATATGTCCGAGATGTCG ACTGAACCACTCACCTTGGAGCCAGGACCCATCTATGCTATTGATCCTGACTACATGTTTAATGAAAAGATTGTGTACAGTATTGTCGGTG GGAATGCAGATAACGTTTTCTCAGTAGATGCAGACACAGGAAATCTCACTATGAACAAAGTAGCAACTTCTCCAAATTCCTACCGACTGCAGGTGATG GCCACTCAAGtcaacaacaaacagaaatactcCATAGCCAATGTAGAAATTCAGGTCATCAATAAGAGTAACCATGCACCATACTTCGAGTCCAGAACCTATGCAGGGACAGTGTTTGTTGGTCTGAACCCAAGGAGCTTTGTCTTCCAAGCTGGTGATTCTTCAAGCCCCCTGATGATAGCAGCACTGGATGACGACTTCCCTGAt AAAGTCAACCCAAACATTGAGTACTACATAAGGAACAGCACTAATTTCATTGCAACCAAAGATGGACTCATCCTGACTAACGTGATGCTGCAGTCACCAGGGACTGCAATCATGGAG GCTGTTGCAAAAGATACAGTGAGTCTACAGGAGGGGAGCACTGTAGTCACAGTGGAGATCACTGCAGCCAAAG CTGAAACCCCCTCCTCCTCTGATAAGATATACACTGCACAGGATATGGGGATCTTAGGAGGTATCTTAGCTGCGTTGCTATTAATTGCCTTAGTCTTCCTTGGACTGATGATATACAAACAGTATGGAATGACAGTCAAGTTCCTGATTAATAAAAAA TTCTCCAAGGATTTCCCTGGAAGCTATGACAATCAAGCTTACAAGCAAGATGAACATCCAGATCTGAGTGCCAACAAGCAGGAAAGCCCAGAATACATCAATGTAACCAAGATACAGCAGCAATCACTTTCCTCCAGATCTTCTACTGAACAAGAAATTCAGGGACTGCAGCAGACTTCCTCAGTTCCCACCGTCATTTCTGACCAGCAAgtggaagaagaagaggaagaagaagaggaaaagatggaagaagACACTAAGCATGAAAAGGAAGTGAAATCTATCCTCAAAACAGACAGGAATGAGGGGGACCCAGGATACAAAGCTGTGTGGTTTAAGACCGATGTGGATCCAAGCGGAGAGAATGTTCAAGTGATTAATGACAGTGCAGCAGATTATGATGATGACAGTGATCAAGATATGCGGGAGAatgagaaggaggaagaagattACAAGGATGATCACTACAGAGGTCCGGGAACATCCCCTGCCTCAGACAGTTCACCATTCCAAGTGTCAGTCAACATGTCTCCCAGAGGTGACAGTCATGCATAA
- the CDHR5 gene encoding cadherin-related family member 5 isoform X1, protein MGISHWLLAAVLFLPLSVTAQQGCSVSNSNPSVPENNLPGHVVTTISLQPDYTVTIDPTSLDASHFIINGSELQLVSSVDYERDAVLLVTLICEKGAVESYSLTITVTIINLNDNSPVFKETSVTKVVPEDAKVNSTIIARENVSATDADLDIIYYKLNSTVQNTSDYFAIRGVNNPEIYLQKALNYEKFNSTTLLLYAMDNTEGTNAIIHTATATINIIIEQADTRPPWFLPCTFIDADRSICIGSTYTGRVNMSEMSTEPLTLEPGPIYAIDPDYMFNEKIVYSIVGGNADNVFSVDADTGNLTMNKVATSPNSYRLQVMATQVNNKQKYSIANVEIQVINKSNHAPYFESRTYAGTVFVGLNPRSFVFQAGDSSSPLMIAALDDDFPDKVNPNIEYYIRNSTNFIATKDGLILTNVMLQSPGTAIMEAVAKDTVSLQEGSTVVTVEITAAKAETPSSSDKIYTAQDMGILGGILAALLLIALVFLGLMIYKQYGMTVKFLINKKFSKDFPGSYDNQAYKQDEHPDLSANKQESPEYINVTKIQQQSLSSRSSTEQEIQGLQQTSSVPTVISDQQVEEEEEEEEEKMEEDTKHEKEVKSILKTDRNEGDPGYKAVWFKTDVDPSGENVQVINDSAADYDDDSDQDMRENEKEEEDYKDDHYRGPGTSPASDSSPFQVSVNMSPRGDSHA, encoded by the exons ATGGGTATCTCCCACtggctcctggctgctgtgctctttttGCCGCTCTCTGTAACAGCACAGCAAG gaTGTTCTGTCTCCAACAGCAATCCCAGTGTTCCTGAAAACAACCTTCCTGGACATGTAGTGACCACCATCTCTTTGCAACCAGATTACACTGTAACTATTGATCCTACCTCACTGGATGCCAGTCATTTTATCATCAATGGgtctgagctgcagctggtCAGTAGTGTGGACTATGAG AGGGACGCTGTGCTGTTAGTGACCTTGATATGTGAGAAAGGTGCTGTGGAG AGTTACAGCCTGACAATTACTGTGACCATTATCAATCTGAACGACAACAGCCCAGTGTTTAAGGAAACGAGCGTCACCAAAGTTGTACCTGAG GATGCAAAAGTGAATTCAACCATTATAGCCCGTGAAAATGTAAGTGCTACTGATGCTGACCTGGACATCATCTACTATAAACTCAATTCGACGGTGCAG AACACCAGCGATTATTTTGCCATAAGAGGAGTCAATAACCCTGAAATCTACTTACAAAAAGCGTTGAATTATGAAAAATTTAACTCCACAACATTGCTCCTGTACGCAATG GACAATACTGAGGGCACAAACGCAATCATTCATACAGCTACTGCAACAATAAACATAATTATTGAGCAAGCTGACACCAGACCTCCCTGGTTCCTACCCTGCACCTTCATTGATGCTGACAGAAGCATTTGCATTGGCAGCACCTATACTGGGAGAGTCAATATGTCCGAGATGTCG ACTGAACCACTCACCTTGGAGCCAGGACCCATCTATGCTATTGATCCTGACTACATGTTTAATGAAAAGATTGTGTACAGTATTGTCGGTG GGAATGCAGATAACGTTTTCTCAGTAGATGCAGACACAGGAAATCTCACTATGAACAAAGTAGCAACTTCTCCAAATTCCTACCGACTGCAGGTGATG GCCACTCAAGtcaacaacaaacagaaatactcCATAGCCAATGTAGAAATTCAGGTCATCAATAAGAGTAACCATGCACCATACTTCGAGTCCAGAACCTATGCAGGGACAGTGTTTGTTGGTCTGAACCCAAGGAGCTTTGTCTTCCAAGCTGGTGATTCTTCAAGCCCCCTGATGATAGCAGCACTGGATGACGACTTCCCTGAt AAAGTCAACCCAAACATTGAGTACTACATAAGGAACAGCACTAATTTCATTGCAACCAAAGATGGACTCATCCTGACTAACGTGATGCTGCAGTCACCAGGGACTGCAATCATGGAG GCTGTTGCAAAAGATACAGTGAGTCTACAGGAGGGGAGCACTGTAGTCACAGTGGAGATCACTGCAGCCAAAG CTGAAACCCCCTCCTCCTCTGATAAGATATACACTGCACAGGATATGGGGATCTTAGGAGGTATCTTAGCTGCGTTGCTATTAATTGCCTTAGTCTTCCTTGGACTGATGATATACAAACAGTATGGAATGACAGTCAAGTTCCTGATTAATAAAAAA TTCTCCAAGGATTTCCCTGGAAGCTATGACAATCAAGCTTACAAGCAAGATGAACATCCAGATCTGAGTGCCAACAAGCAGGAAAGCCCAGAATACATCAATGTAACCAAGATACAGCAGCAATCACTTTCCTCCAGATCTTCTACTGAACAAGAAATTCAGGGACTGCAGCAGACTTCCTCAGTTCCCACCGTCATTTCTGACCAGCAAgtggaagaagaagaggaagaagaagaggaaaagatggaagaagACACTAAGCATGAAAAGGAAGTGAAATCTATCCTCAAAACAGACAGGAATGAGGGGGACCCAGGATACAAAGCTGTGTGGTTTAAGACCGATGTGGATCCAAGCGGAGAGAATGTTCAAGTGATTAATGACAGTGCAGCAGATTATGATGATGACAGTGATCAAGATATGCGGGAGAatgagaaggaggaagaagattACAAGGATGATCACTACAGAGGTCCGGGAACATCCCCTGCCTCAGACAGTTCACCATTCCAAGTGTCAGTCAACATGTCTCCCAGAGGTGACAGTCATGCATAA